The DNA region agcctgggccattTAGCCGCCCGACCCAGTCTCCAAGTAAGTAGAAAGGACTGGGATGGTAGCCCGCGGCAGAGCCCCCCCAGGCTCAAGAAACCGGAACTCTGGGGGGAGTTTTGTTTGGGGAAATTGAGGGAAGAAGTGGGGCGGGAGGGGCTGACGGGATcgggcggggccggggccgggATCCGGGTGGGACGCAGGGGGAGGGTCTGATGGCGCTGGTCTGGAGGGTCGGGCGCTCGGTGGGCGCACTCACTTCATTTCCAGCCTCCGGGGAGGCTGCActgcttccccagccctgggcccgcCTTCCGGAGAGCCCCCGCCGTCCGGCCAGGTGGTCCGTTTTGTGGTTtgagattgaccccaggggcgCTCGGCCGCAGGGCcagtccccagccccattttgaacttcctttagagacagggtctccctgagttgctcagggcctcgctgaattgctgaggctggctttgagctcaagatcctccggtctcagcctccccagccgcgtGCGCCAAGGTGCGGCTTCTTTTCTCTTCGCTACTGGGTCCGGCCCGGCTGCCCGGGATGGCCTCGACTGCAGTCCTCCCTCCCTAGCCTCCGGTCACGGGGGTGGGGGGTCCCAGGCCTGCACCCCGAGCCTGCAAATCTGCGCTTGGCCAGGAGCCGCCTTCCGGTCCCACTCGGGCTGCCCACCCGGGCTCCGTGCTCGGTGCCCGCCGCCGGCTGCGGTCCAGACTTGGGCCCCCGCGGGGTCTCTGCTCCCGCGCGCCCCCGGTCTTTGCCGGGCTCCCTTCAGAGGAGCAGCTGGGCCTCCGCTCGGCCTCCGCGGTTCCGCTGGGCCTCTCCTCCCACCGCAGCCGGTCCCCCCCAGGCCCGGCTCACTCTGTCCCTCGGTCTTGCAGGAGACTCTCCCTCGGAGCCTGGACCGTCCTGCGGCCCACGTCTGCCGGCCTGTGGCCTCCGCTGGGCCTTCCCAGGTgagagcctcagttttctgatcCACCTTCTGGGTTCCTGGTCTGTTCTGTGTGTGACCCCCCGGTGTTCCCCGGGGACGCGGCGGGCGGGCCGGCACCCGACGGCCTTCCTAGCTGGGCGTGGCCGGGAATGCCCGGAATGACTGACGCCggaggctcgggaggctgggaagggaggATCGCCAGTTTAAGACCAGCCCCAGCGACTTAAGGAGACCCTGGGTCAAAATACAACGGACCAAGGGGTGGGATGCAGCTGGTGGTAAGAGCACCCCAACGTTcaaccccagcacacacacaaaaaaatgtttttaaaggtatttttatgtgttctgttttctgtttgttctttgtttctgatttttgtttgattttcgaATTGTGTTTTTAAGGTCATTGATTTCCATGACCCAAGGTTGCTCTTAACAGTTTCGTTTTTAGATTTCTGGAGATTAGATATGTccgttgatttttaaattttttacttatttctacttcttttaaaaatgaatttattggtatcagggattgaacccaggggtgctctaccactgagccacacccccaaccctttttatttttatttagagacaggggccaagttgctgaggctggccttgaacttgtgatcctcctgcctcagcctcctgagtcactgggatgacaggtgtggtgGCCACGCCTGGCTCTAAAGCCTTTCTTAGGTGTCAGCACTGACCCACGGGGGATCCTGGGGAGGAGTCCCTGGCGCCCTCCGCCCTCCGGGTGGGGCGTAGGGGCAGGCCTCCAGGGCTGGCCCCAGGGAGCAGGTCTTCCTGGGTCTTCCCGCCGTTTCGGAGCCTTTTGAGAGCTGTTCCGTTTTCTTTGGCTGCTTCTCCCTGCACCTCCGTCCCGGTGCGGTGACTGGGGCATTAACCCCGGCTGGCCACCCCCATGGGGAGCAGTGCCCAGCGCTGACCCTGCGTTTTGCCTTTCGGCCTCGGCTGCAGAGTCTGCCTCCGTGGCCGTGAGTTACTGTGACATGCGGAGGCAGTCACCAGTGCAGGGGCTCTGCTGTGTAATGGTCTCTTTAATGATTCCAGATTGCGCTGCTGTCAGGGGGAAGGTGTGTGCATTTAGAATAAGAGAAATCACCTTTGGGGGAGCCGGGAGCTGGCCCTGTTGGGGATGGAGTGCCCAGAGGAGGCATCCAGGCTGGACAGCAGCTGCTAGAGTTCCTAATGTGTCCCCTCTCCAAGAAGCCACTCAGACAGAAAGGAAGGGACGATGTGGCCATGCTGGCAGTCCccaactcgggaggctaaggcaggagcccaggagttgggggccagcctgggccacttagcaagacgccatctcagaataaaattcataaaagcgCACCAGATGGCCATGCTGTGCACCGTGAGGTTTGCAGGGAGGAATTTTTCCTTGATGTAGCTGGGTTTAGGACACTGGGACTTAACTGAAGGGCTTTCTTTTGTTGCTATCtcgttttgtcttgtttttgtggggtttttttttttttttggcctggggGGACTggggaactagggattgaacccaggggtgctctacccctgagctacatttccagccttttttattttgagacagggtctcactaaattgccaagactggccttaaacttgccatcctcctgactcagcctctcaagtcactgggatcacaggcatggccactgtgcctggctcattccATGAAATTTTAATGCATTGCTGCATTTTATTAGAAGAGGAAACCAGGCCCAGAAAGGTCGAGAAGCTTGCCCCAGGTCACCCAATTAATAAGCaaaggagccaggtgcagtggcacacacctgtcatcccatcagctggggaggctgaggcaggaggatcctgagttcaaagccagcctcagcaaaagcgaggtgctgagcagctcagtgagactccaaataaaatacaaaatagggctgggaatgtggctcggtgtcaagtgtccctgggttcaatccctgataccaaagaaCAAAGAAGTGGAGTTTGAATCTGAATCCAGACAGAGATGCGTCTAGTGCAGCCCAGCCGGCCGGGGTCCCGGGCTTTGACCCCCTTGGAGCCCCTTTTCCTGCTTGAGGCCCCAGACCCTGTTGGCAGCTCCCGCCCTGGCCCTTCCAGCATCCAGAGGCTCTGCCCCGAGACCCTTCTCAGGTGGTCTGCCCGGGAAGGTCCCATTGCACGAGTGCTCTTCCTCAGTCCCCTGAGATGGACATGAACCCACTCCGTCCCGAGTTTTcaattctggaaatattttgatgaaattgaCAGAGCTGCACTAAAGTCCGTTGGAAATCATCTAGAGCTTATATCTTACACTAATATCTATAATCCTTTTCTTACGCAATCATGTTGAGTATTACGTGCTCTACTCATGTTTGGGGGTCTCGTTTGTTtgggtgctgggggttgaatgcAGGGTGCTCTATCACCTAGCTGCGCCCTTAGCCCTTTCAGTAtgtttatttggggacagggtcttgctaagttgctgaaattgaacttgaacttgtgatcctccggcctcagcctcccaagttgctgggatgacaggtgatCCACCTCTGGGACCACGGGACAAAATGTGGCAGAAGGGGTTAGATCACTGATTCTTTGCACtggaattcaacccaggggtgtcTCACCATTGAATCACAccctcaacctttttttttttttttttaacgggaGCCTGGggagttccagggattgaactcaggggcactcgaccactgagccccatccccagccctgttttgtgttttatttagagacagggtctcactgagttgcttagtccctcacttttgctgaggctggctttgaactcgcgatcttcCATGGTGCTCCCTAGGGGGCATCTGCATTTTCTAGAGACATCTCTGTGGTGACAAGTGGTTTCTACGCTGGTGGCATGTAGGGGTGTAGGGCAGGGTCACTGCTCAACATTCTACAGTGGACAAGACAGTCCCTCACTACAGAATAGCCCCATCCAAAATCCTGGTGGCCCCAGAGTTGAGCAGTCCTTGTTCACACCAATTGAAAACACCTTCCTTCCGTATCCTCAATTatagattctttttctttattttttttctattaaaatacatgaatgaatgaaaatgcagTGAACCTGTTAGTAAGTGACACCTAGGAGAGATTCGAGCGACCAGTTCTTTCATTCCTCCAGGAAATGCCCGGTTTCCCTCTCCCCGGCCTCTAGGTAAAATGCAGGTCTCCCTGGTGAGCAGGAGGCCCTGGCCTCACCCCCTGGGCCTCAGGGACCCCACCCCTTTCTGCCACACCCCTGCAGAGCCAGCCTCAGGTCCCTCGGCCACACTGCCCTCACCCTCCAGAGACGAGACCCAACCCCCTGAGCCTTGCAGCTCCCGAGGCAGGCCAGGTGGCTTCTGTTCTCCCCAGCCTTGCTGTCCGCTTCCTGCCGCTGGACCTGGCCTCCTGTGTGCAGTGGAGGCCCTGAGCCTCTGCTCCCTGGGTGTGGCCTCAGCTCCTGGGGGCCCAGGTGGAAGGCGGTCCAGAACGGCTGGAGGTCACTGGGGTCTGCGCCCCCTCCCAGGCACACTCACGGAGTCTCTGGACGTGGCCTCTGTGGGTGCAGGTCTGGGGGTGGGTCTGCGAGCCGGTGGCTCTGTCCCTCCATGTTGGCACCTTTACCAGCAGACGGGAATCCCCGGGGCCGGGTTAGTGCTGAGAGAGATCTGTGCCTTGGAGAACCGTCTCCCGCACAGGCAGGCCGCACGGTCCGCCCTGACTGCGGCTGGTCTTGCTTCTGCCCTGGCCCTGATCTCCTTGGGTAACCTCTCCGTGGGGCTTCCTGATGGGCGTGACGTGTGGTCAGACTGGAACAGGAAGACATGCCAGCTCCCGGGGGAAAGGCCTTACCTTTGAATCTTTTCTTCcgttttcatcattattttcttcaagGCCAATGACTAGAAGTAGAATGGGTCATAACTCTGCAGAGGTCTGGGAACGGCTGGGCACAGCCCCCAGGGACATGGGTGACCATGACAGTGAGGTCGCCTCTGCAGATGGGTCCTGGGGGCAGAAAGGCGGAAATGCTGGGGCGCCCTGGGCCTCTCTGCACATGCTCTTGAGCATGGTGCGGAGGAAGGCGCTGGCCCTGGGCGCTGTCTGCAGGAGCCCAGAGTGACCCTGTGTTCAGTGGCTGCTTGGTGTCTCCCTCAGCACCTCCTTCCCCAGACGGTCTCAGCCTGAAGAGGCCAGGACATGAGTGCGTCCCAGGTGAGTCCTGGTCAACCCGGCCGTCTGGTCAGCACCTCGCTCCCCCAGGTCAGCACCGACCCTCCCAGCACCTGGGCTGCTTCCTCTGGCGCCTGGCCCTTCTCCCGCTTGACTCCTTCCTACCAAAACTCCACACCTCTGGCCACCGCCTGCCCGGCCAGACTGGCCCTTTGCTGAAGGccagatgtgaggtgtcctcgtCCAGCCTGCAGCTGCTGGCCCCCGGCTGTGTCTTGGCATCTGAAGCGAGTTCCCTGCACCTCCTGGGGACACTCAAAAGCAGAGCTGGGGACTGCAGCGAGTCCCAGGCACCCAGGCGGGAGAGGAAGCAAGTGGAGGCCGGTGTTGGGATCTGACCTTGGCGAAGCCCGCTGACACTCAGTGCCACCGTGGAGGCTGCGCCAGGGGGACAGTGTGAAAGGAAAGCGAGGAACGGAGGTGGGCgggagagaaatgaaagacagagaccaggcagagaagCTGAGAAAGGAGGGCCGCCCGCCCCTCAGGAGAGAGGCAGGACAGGGCTGGGCTTCCAGGGGCAGGCTCGGGGGTCAGAGCGGGGCCCCCATGTGGAGGTGAAGGCTGCGGTTGGTATGGGGGGGTGAGCCTTTGTCACTTACGATGGCCGTCCCGACCTGAGCAAGGACCTTCCTGGGCCACGCTGAAGGACCGGCTTTGCAAGGAGGCAGGGCCATGACATGCTGATGGGAACAGGAAGCGGGCGGGAGGTGGCGGGGTGCCTGGGAGGGGCAGGCGGCAGGAGGGCGGGAGACCTGGCCTCCTGGCCTGATGGCTTCTCCGGGCTCACAGCCCCGCCCTGGCCTGATGGAGACCCTTCTGTGTCCTGGGTCCCAGGCCGCGAGGCCCCGTGGCGTCCTTATGCAGGAGGGGAATCTGCCACCAGGAGGGCTGACCTTCGAGGACATCGCTGTGAACTTCACCCGGGACGAGTGGCAGCAGCTGAGCCCTGAACAGAGACGTCTGTACCAGGAGGTGACGCTGGAGAACTACCGCAACCTGGTCTCCCTGGGTGAGTGGGCAGTGAGGCCCGCGGAGCTCCTCGCTGCAGACAGGGACTCACACACctcacacaacacacacagacgTCGCCCACACACACGCTCGTgatcacacaacacacacagacgTCGTGCCCACACACACGCTCGTgatcacacaacacacacagactcatgatcacacaacacacacagacgTCGTGCCCACACACACGCTCGTgatcacacaacacacacagacgTACCCACACACACGCTCGTgatcacacaacacacacagacgtcgtgcccacacacacacagacgtcGTACCCACACACACGCTCGTgatcacacaacacacacagacgTCGTACCCACACACACGCTCGTgatcacacaacacacacagacgtcacgcccacacacacactcgtgatcacacaacacacacagacgTCGTGCCCACACACACCCTCGTgatcacacaacacacacagacgTCGTGCCCACACACACGCTCGTgatcacacaacacacacagacgtcacgcccacacacacactcgtgatcacacaacacacacagacgTCGTGCCCACACACACCCTCGTgatcacacaacacacacagacgTCGTGCCCACACACACGCTCGTGATCACACAGCACACACAGACGTCGTgcccacacacacatgaacacacaacacacacagacatcacacacacactcatgaacacacaacacacacagacgtcacacccacacacactcatgaacacacaacacacacagacgTCGTACCCACACACACTTGTgatcacacaacacacacagatGTACCCACACACTTGTgatcacacaacacacacagacgtcacacccacacacacactcgtgatcacacaacacacacagacgTACCCACACACACTCGTgatcacacaacacacacagacgtcgtgcccacacacacactcgtGATCACACCACACAGACGTACCCACACACACTCGTgatcacacaacacacacagacgTCGTGCCCACACACACGCTCGTgatcacacaacacacacacactcgtgatcacacaacacacacagacgTCGTACGCACACACACGCTTGTgatcacacaacacacacagacgTCGTACCCACACACACGCTCGTgatcacacaacacacacagacgtcgtacccacacacacactcgtgATCACACCACACAGACGTACCCACACACACTTGTgatcacacaacacacacagacgtacccacacacacacttgtgatcacacaacacacacagatgtacccacacacacacttgtgatcacacaacacacacagacgTCATACCCGCACACACACTCGTGATCACACAACACACAGACGtcgcacccacacacacactcatgaacacacaacacacacagacgTCGTACCCACAAAGTCACATTCATAATcacaacacacacaaactcacTCATAACCACACAAGGCTCACACTCACACAAGGTCACAATTCACAAAACTTACAAACTACTTTCATAATCACACAACATACACAAAAGTCATACACAAGCTCACATAATCACAACACTAATATACAAATTCACATTTATAATCACAACACTAACACACTCATATAACACAatactctcacactcacacaagCTCACAATCGCACAAAACTTACAAAACTCATAGCAGACTCACTCATGATCATATAACAactcatacacacaaacacacagaaattcATAGTCACACAAGATTCACATATTCACATTCTTGCACAAACTACACTCGTAATCACACAACACAattcatacacacaaacacaggtTCACACACATCATCACACAACACTTACCCTCACACTTACACTCTTGTACAAACTCACACagtcacacacgcacacacacacactcacacagtcacacacacactcacgttTTCACACGCAAAAGCCAGCCTAAGCCCTGTGCTCTTCTCCAGGAGGAGAGGAGACCGTTAAGCCCGACGTGATCCTGAGGCTTGAGAGAGGCCAGGGGCCGTGGTCAGCGGAGGAGGCCGGGGCGCAGAGCAGCGGCACGGGTAAGTGACAGGTGGCCACCCGCGCAGGGCCAGTAGGTGACAGGTGGCCGCCCGCGGGCTGGTTGTGCGGCGGCACCCTCATCACCTCGCAGCTCCATTCCCCGTGTCCCGGGCTCTCCTGGCTGCTATGGACCAGCGGCCTCAGAGGCTGAGCTGGGCGCTTGCCCCACCAAGTCTCCGGGCTCGGGACCCCTGCACCAGGGTGTGTTCATTCCAGGTCCCTGGCATTAGACGGATGTGGGTATGGACTTAGAGGCTTTATTGGAGTTTCTCAAGACGCACTCACATTTTTTCAGGGTCTCTGTACTTCTGTTTCCTGCACCGATTTCTCCAGTTCTAGTTGTCTTCTCAGACCTTGGGTTTTCCTTCATATTGGGACCtattaaagaaacaagaaatctAGACCCAGGGGAACAATCCAATTCAAAAGTGCAGAATTATTCAAAAACAGCAATTTGTAAACTTAGAAGTTCACTCTTGGCCAGCGTCGGTGCCCGACTGGTAGCCAGAGGTGGGCAGGGCCGAGCCAGGCCGAACTCTGGCTGCTGATGCTGGAGCTGcaccccccagcccctggccctcGGGGTTTCGTGGAACACTGTTTGGCAGCCCTGGGGACTGACCAGGGATGTTCCGAGCTGcaccccaccctcccctctttgtggcaggaggatccaaCCCGTGCtgaaccgctgagccacaccccaggcctATTTCTACTTTTcactttgaggcagggtctcgccaATCCTGCCCCGGCCTCTGGAGCTGCGGGGATCACCGGTGCCATCCCACGCCCGCACCCGGCGGTTTTCATGTTCTTGGGGAGCACGGCTCTGGCTGTCCTGGGTGACCGCAGGGCGTCTCCTGCCCCGTCCCGATGTCGGTGGAAGCCAGAGGGGCACAGGGATCGGTGCTTCCTCCCGGTCACGGAGAGGAAAGCTTCAAGGGAACTTCTCTGTATTCCCTTTTAGGAAAAGCCTGCGATGTCCGAGGGCAGGTTCGGCGGCCACGGACCATGCCCAGGGCTCTCCGGAGAGAAGCGGTGCCCAGCGACAGGGCAGCGCTGACCCGGGGCCGGCTGCGAGGCTCGCGGCACCAGGAGAGGGTGCTGCCCAGCGCCGAGGAGGCTCCCCGGAGACGCAGGCTCCCCGAGCGCGGCCCTGCGCGGCGCGGACGGCCTCGGAAACGCAGTGTGGACCGGGAAGACGGCGCTCGGAATGGCTCCCCTGAAGGCCATAGGGCTGGGAAGTTAAGTGGCCACCCACCGTTCCAGGCTGTGGAGAAGCCCTTCGGCTGCGACGCCTGTGGAGAGTCGGCCTGCGGCCAGTGTCTGCGCCCGCGCCGGCCCGCGCCGACCGCCGGGGAGAGGCGCTACCCGTGCGCCGAGTGCGGCAAGACCTACAAGCAGAAGCCCAACCTGGTCCAGCACCAGGCGACGCACGCCCAGCAGAAGCCCTACAGCTGCAGGGTCTGCGGCAAGGCCTTCGCCTGGCAGTCGGCGCGCATCAACCACGAGAAGATCCACAGCGCCGAGAGGGCCTACGGGTGCGGCGCGTGCGGCAAGGCCTTCAAGCTCAAGTCGGCCCTGGCGCAGCACCTGCGGGTGCACGCGGGCCAGAGGCCGCACCGCTGCGCCGACTGCGCCAAGGCCTTCGTGTTCAGGTCGGACCTGCTGCGACACCGCAGGACGCACACCGGGGAGAAGCCCTACCGGTGCACCGTGTGCGGGCGGGCCTTCGCCCAGAAGTCCAACGTCGTGGACCACGAGCGCATCCACGCGGGCGAGCGCGCCTTCGCGTGCGAGGACTGCGGCCGCACCTTCAAGCAGAGGAAGAACCTGCTGCAGCACCGCGGCGTGCACACCGGGCGGAAGGCCCACGCGTGCGACCGCTGCGGGAGGGCCTTCCTGCAGAAGTCCAACCTGCGCACCCACCGGCTGACGCACTTCGGGGAGAAGGCGCACCGCTGCGCCGAGTGCGGCAAGGCCTTCAGCCGCAAGCTGGGCCTCCTCCTGCACCGGAAGACGCACACCGGGCAGAAGCCGCACGTGTGCCCCCGGTGCGGGAGGGCCTTCGCCGACAGGTCCTACCTCGTGAGGCACCAGAGGAGGGTGCACCCCGGAGAGGATCCAGCCAGTGACCAGGGCAGCCTGGGCTGTGCCCCGAGCCCCAGGGGGCCTGCAGTTTGACGGCCTCACAGAGGGCAATGGGGACGTTGGCTTCTCCTTGGAAACTCATCTGGTTTATGCAGACTTCGTtagttgtctttctttcttttcttttctttttttttttagttgttgatggacctttatttatttccttatttatatgtggagctggggatggacCCAGCACCTCACAGGTAGGAGGCCAGCGCTGtgccgctgagccccaaccccagcccctgttagttgttttgtttattttggggtccttttgttttgtattggttttggggactggggatttaacccaggggtacttaaccactgagccacatccccagccttttttttttgaagaatctgacctttattttacttactggtttgtatgtggttctgaggctcAAGCCCAGGACCTCACCTGTgcaaggccagtgctctaccactgagcgacagctgtagccaccccccccccagaacttttcattttctattttgaaattgggtctcactaagtggctgaggctggctttgaactttccatctgactgtctcagcctcatgagcccCTGATTGCAGGGTGAACCACCACACCTGCCAGCATTTATTGAGGACCTCGAGTGTAACAACCCTTGTAAATACCAAATGCACAGTAATAAACAGAACGTGCCAACCCTTTATGGAATGTGTTCTCGTGACTGATGGAGGATGTAACCAGAGGGTCGTGTCAAAGGTTCCCCGGCTCCTACG from Urocitellus parryii isolate mUroPar1 chromosome 15, mUroPar1.hap1, whole genome shotgun sequence includes:
- the Zim3 gene encoding zinc finger imprinted 3, coding for MQEGNLPPGGLTFEDIAVNFTRDEWQQLSPEQRRLYQEVTLENYRNLVSLGGEETVKPDVILRLERGQGPWSAEEAGAQSSGTGKACDVRGQVRRPRTMPRALRREAVPSDRAALTRGRLRGSRHQERVLPSAEEAPRRRRLPERGPARRGRPRKRSVDREDGARNGSPEGHRAGKLSGHPPFQAVEKPFGCDACGESACGQCLRPRRPAPTAGERRYPCAECGKTYKQKPNLVQHQATHAQQKPYSCRVCGKAFAWQSARINHEKIHSAERAYGCGACGKAFKLKSALAQHLRVHAGQRPHRCADCAKAFVFRSDLLRHRRTHTGEKPYRCTVCGRAFAQKSNVVDHERIHAGERAFACEDCGRTFKQRKNLLQHRGVHTGRKAHACDRCGRAFLQKSNLRTHRLTHFGEKAHRCAECGKAFSRKLGLLLHRKTHTGQKPHVCPRCGRAFADRSYLVRHQRRVHPGEDPASDQGSLGCAPSPRGPAV